In one Streptomyces sp. NBC_01288 genomic region, the following are encoded:
- a CDS encoding cysteine desulfurase produces MTVARQGLSGLLDTEALRKDFPILDRTVHDGKKLVYLDNAATSQKPRQVLDALNEYYERYNANVHRGVHVLAEEATALYEGARDKVATFINAPSRDEVIFTKNASESLNLVANMLGWADEPYRVDHETEIVITEMEHHSNIVPWQLLSQRTRAKLKWFGLTDDGRLDLSNIDEIITEKTKIVSFVLVSNILGTVNPVEKIVRRAQEVGALVLIDASQAAPHMPLDVQALQADFVAFTGHKMCGPTGIGVLWGRQELLEDLPPFLGGGEMIETVSMHSSTYAPAPHKFEAGTPPIAQAVGLGAAIDYLSAIGMDKILAHEHALTEYAVKRLLDVPDLRIIGPTTAEDRGAAISFTLGDIHPHDVGQVLDEEGIAVRVGHHCARPVCLRYGIPATTRASFYLYSTPAEIDALVDGLEHVRNFFG; encoded by the coding sequence GTGACAGTGGCCCGCCAGGGGCTTTCCGGCCTCCTCGACACCGAGGCGCTCCGCAAGGACTTCCCCATCCTGGACCGCACGGTTCACGACGGTAAGAAGCTTGTGTACCTGGACAACGCGGCGACCTCGCAGAAGCCGCGCCAGGTGCTCGACGCCCTGAACGAGTACTACGAGCGCTACAACGCCAACGTCCACCGCGGTGTGCATGTGCTCGCCGAGGAGGCCACGGCGCTGTACGAGGGCGCGCGCGACAAGGTCGCGACGTTCATCAACGCGCCCAGCCGCGACGAGGTGATCTTCACCAAGAACGCCTCCGAGTCGCTCAACCTCGTTGCGAACATGCTGGGTTGGGCCGACGAGCCCTACCGCGTGGACCACGAGACCGAGATCGTCATCACCGAGATGGAGCACCACTCCAACATCGTGCCGTGGCAGCTGCTCTCGCAGCGCACGCGCGCGAAGCTGAAGTGGTTCGGCCTCACGGACGACGGCCGCCTCGACCTCTCGAACATCGACGAGATCATCACGGAGAAGACGAAGATCGTCTCCTTCGTCCTGGTGTCGAACATCCTCGGCACGGTCAACCCGGTCGAGAAGATCGTGCGCCGCGCGCAGGAGGTCGGGGCCCTGGTCCTGATCGACGCCTCGCAGGCCGCGCCGCACATGCCGCTGGACGTGCAGGCCCTCCAGGCCGACTTCGTGGCCTTCACCGGCCACAAGATGTGCGGTCCGACCGGCATCGGCGTCCTCTGGGGCCGCCAGGAGCTGCTCGAAGACCTCCCCCCGTTCCTGGGTGGCGGCGAGATGATCGAGACCGTGTCGATGCACTCGTCGACGTACGCTCCCGCCCCGCACAAGTTCGAGGCGGGCACCCCGCCGATCGCCCAGGCGGTCGGTCTCGGTGCGGCCATCGACTACCTGTCGGCGATCGGCATGGACAAGATCCTCGCCCATGAGCACGCGCTGACCGAGTACGCGGTGAAGCGCTTGCTGGACGTCCCCGACCTGCGGATCATCGGCCCCACCACGGCCGAGGACCGGGGCGCGGCGATCTCGTTCACGCTCGGTGACATCCACCCGCACGACGTGGGCCAGGTGCTGGACGAGGAAGGCATCGCGGTCCGGGTCGGACACCACTGCGCCCGACCGGTCTGCCTGCGCTACGGAATTCCTGCGACCACGCGAGCGTCGTTCTATCTGTACTCCACGCCGGCCGAGATCGACGCACTGGTCGACGGCTTGGAGCACGTACGGAACTTCTTCGGCTGA
- the sufU gene encoding Fe-S cluster assembly sulfur transfer protein SufU, giving the protein MKLDSMYQEVILDHYKHPHGRGLRDGDAEVHHVNPTCGDEITLRVKYDGEQITDISYEGQGCSISQASASVLNDLLVGKELSEAQKIQETFLELMQSKGRIEPDDAMEEVLEDAIAFAGVSKYPARVKCALLSWMAWKDATAQALGGADSDAERKTA; this is encoded by the coding sequence GTGAAGCTGGATTCGATGTACCAGGAAGTCATCCTGGACCACTACAAGCACCCGCACGGCCGGGGCTTGCGGGATGGCGACGCCGAGGTGCACCACGTCAACCCGACGTGCGGCGACGAGATCACGCTGCGCGTGAAGTACGACGGCGAGCAGATCACGGACATCTCCTACGAGGGCCAGGGCTGCTCGATCAGTCAGGCATCGGCCTCCGTGCTGAACGACCTCCTCGTCGGCAAGGAGTTGTCCGAGGCGCAGAAGATCCAGGAGACCTTCCTGGAGCTGATGCAGTCCAAGGGCAGGATCGAGCCCGACGACGCGATGGAGGAGGTACTGGAGGACGCGATCGCGTTCGCCGGTGTCTCCAAGTACCCGGCACGGGTGAAGTGCGCCCTCCTCAGCTGGATGGCGTGGAAGGACGCGACGGCCCAGGCCCTGGGCGGAGCCGACTCCGACGCGGAAAGGAAGACGGCATGA
- a CDS encoding metal-sulfur cluster assembly factor, whose product MSDTETMEIKPASEEEVREALLDVVDPELGIDVVNLGLIYGVHIDDANIATIDMTLTSAACPLTDVIEDQAKSATDGLVNELRINWVWMPPWGPDKITDDGRDQLRALGFNV is encoded by the coding sequence ATGAGTGACACCGAGACCATGGAGATCAAGCCCGCCTCCGAGGAGGAGGTCCGCGAGGCCCTCCTCGACGTCGTCGACCCCGAACTGGGCATCGACGTCGTCAACCTCGGCCTGATCTACGGCGTGCACATCGACGACGCCAACATCGCCACCATCGACATGACCCTCACCTCGGCGGCCTGCCCGCTGACGGACGTCATCGAGGACCAGGCCAAGTCCGCGACGGACGGCCTCGTCAACGAACTCCGCATCAACTGGGTGTGGATGCCGCCGTGGGGCCCGGACAAGATCACGGACGACGGCCGCGATCAGCTTCGGGCGTTGGGGTTCAACGTCTGA
- a CDS encoding VOC family protein produces the protein MAVSLHHVVVDAYDLPGLARFWCGVLDWRVLSEKPREVVIGPGEFAETGICFMPVSDPKTVKNRLHFDLAPDDQETEVERILALGARRADVGQGEAVGWVVLADPEGNEFCVLRPKASLIAFRDAPPS, from the coding sequence ATGGCCGTTTCTTTGCATCACGTCGTTGTCGACGCGTACGACCTTCCCGGGCTCGCCCGTTTCTGGTGCGGGGTGTTGGACTGGCGGGTGCTGTCCGAGAAACCGCGCGAAGTGGTCATCGGGCCAGGGGAGTTCGCGGAGACCGGCATCTGCTTCATGCCGGTGAGCGATCCGAAGACCGTCAAGAACCGGCTGCACTTCGACCTCGCGCCGGATGACCAGGAGACCGAGGTCGAGCGGATCCTGGCGCTGGGGGCGCGGCGGGCCGATGTCGGGCAGGGCGAGGCCGTGGGCTGGGTGGTGCTCGCCGACCCGGAGGGAAACGAGTTCTGCGTCCTGCGGCCCAAGGCCTCGCTGATCGCCTTTCGTGACGCGCCCCCTAGTTGA
- a CDS encoding AbfB domain-containing protein has product MPDSSPPSSPNSPWENGWNPDTSRAPGTRRLYLAGVLAVTTIVVCVTAIVVTDKQTDDTSRTKKADSTTPAGADGPGLLSYASPSKQRTPTPDEHKSNSGSAKTPGSTTSTATSGHSSKPAAKSPSPSKSTSSHGSSSGSHGSSGSSGSSSSTAWKSVRSVNYPDRYWQVSGDFVKLNPATSTAARRAATFKVVKGLANSSCYSFTTAGGTYLRHRNFILRAERNDGSPLFKQDATFCPRPSPYSGAVMLESVNYPGRFLRHQNFQLRLDRYQDSTLYRSDSAFRLVAGLN; this is encoded by the coding sequence ATGCCAGACAGTTCACCCCCGTCTTCCCCCAACTCCCCCTGGGAGAACGGCTGGAACCCCGACACCTCCCGGGCCCCCGGAACCCGCCGGCTCTATCTGGCCGGGGTGCTCGCCGTCACCACGATCGTCGTGTGCGTCACGGCAATCGTCGTGACGGACAAGCAAACTGACGACACGTCACGCACGAAGAAGGCGGATTCGACGACACCGGCGGGTGCGGACGGCCCCGGTCTGCTCTCGTACGCGTCCCCGTCGAAGCAGCGCACGCCGACGCCCGACGAGCACAAGTCGAACTCGGGCTCGGCGAAGACGCCGGGCAGCACCACGTCGACCGCCACCTCGGGACACAGCTCGAAGCCCGCCGCGAAGTCACCGTCCCCGTCCAAGTCGACGTCCTCCCACGGGAGTTCATCCGGCTCGCACGGATCGTCGGGCTCGTCGGGCTCCTCGTCCTCCACGGCCTGGAAGTCGGTCCGCTCGGTCAACTACCCGGACCGCTACTGGCAGGTGAGCGGCGACTTCGTCAAACTCAACCCGGCCACCTCCACCGCGGCCCGCCGCGCCGCCACCTTCAAAGTGGTCAAGGGCCTTGCGAACAGCTCCTGTTACTCCTTCACGACGGCCGGCGGCACCTATCTCCGCCACCGCAACTTCATCCTCCGCGCGGAACGCAACGACGGCTCCCCCCTCTTCAAACAGGACGCCACCTTCTGCCCCCGCCCGTCGCCCTACTCCGGCGCGGTGATGCTGGAGTCGGTCAACTACCCGGGCCGCTTCCTCCGCCACCAGAACTTCCAACTCAGGCTGGACCGCTACCAGGACAGCACCCTGTACCGGTCGGACTCGGCGTTCCGATTGGTGGCGGGGCTCAACTAG
- a CDS encoding DMT family transporter has translation MGFLMLLTAIAAEVGGTTAMKFSHGFSRLWPSVLTVLGYVLSFALLAQTLKSMSVGTAYAIWAGLGTAAIVGIGTVFLGEGMTLAKAAGIALIIVGVVVLNLGGAH, from the coding sequence ATGGGATTCCTGATGCTCCTCACGGCGATCGCCGCGGAGGTGGGCGGCACCACCGCCATGAAGTTCAGCCACGGCTTCAGCCGGCTGTGGCCGTCGGTCCTCACGGTCCTCGGATACGTGCTCTCCTTCGCGCTGCTCGCGCAGACGCTGAAGTCCATGTCGGTGGGTACGGCCTACGCGATCTGGGCGGGCCTCGGCACCGCCGCCATCGTGGGGATCGGGACGGTGTTCCTCGGCGAGGGGATGACCCTCGCGAAGGCCGCCGGCATCGCCCTGATCATCGTCGGGGTCGTGGTCCTCAACCTCGGCGGTGCGCACTGA
- a CDS encoding TetR/AcrR family transcriptional regulator, producing the protein MARRYDPERRQRIIDAAIRVVGAKGIAGLSHRSVAAEADVPLGSTTYHFTTLDELMVAALRQANEAFAKVIASRGGLEDPRTDLAGELAGWMGEWLAGDRTGVELEYELYLAALRRPALRPVADEWGRDLADQLARRTDPVTARALVALIDGICLQVLLTGAVYDEAYAREVLGRVIPRPAED; encoded by the coding sequence ATGGCCCGGCGCTACGACCCCGAGCGGCGGCAGCGGATCATCGACGCGGCGATCCGGGTGGTCGGGGCCAAGGGCATCGCCGGACTGAGCCACCGTTCCGTCGCCGCCGAGGCCGATGTTCCGCTCGGCTCGACGACGTACCACTTCACGACCCTCGACGAACTGATGGTCGCCGCCCTGCGTCAGGCCAACGAGGCCTTCGCCAAGGTGATCGCCTCGCGGGGTGGTCTTGAGGACCCGCGGACGGACCTGGCCGGGGAGTTGGCCGGCTGGATGGGGGAGTGGCTCGCGGGTGACCGCACCGGCGTCGAGCTGGAGTACGAGCTGTACCTCGCCGCCCTGCGTCGCCCGGCCCTGCGCCCCGTCGCCGACGAGTGGGGTCGCGACCTCGCCGACCAACTGGCCCGGCGCACCGACCCGGTGACCGCGCGGGCGCTCGTCGCGCTGATCGACGGGATCTGTCTACAGGTGCTGTTGACGGGCGCGGTGTACGACGAGGCGTATGCGCGGGAGGTGCTGGGGCGGGTGATTCCGCGGCCTGCGGAGGACTGA